From the genome of Drosophila melanogaster chromosome 2L, one region includes:
- the Hsp60B gene encoding heat shock protein 60B — MFRSCVPKAITSSRCFARMYSKDVRFGSGVRAMMIRGVDILADAVAVTMGPKGRSVIVERPWTSPKITKDGFTVARSIALKDQHMNLGAKLVQDVADNTNESAGDGTTTATVLARAIAKEGFNQITMGANPVEIRRGVMLAVDVVKDKLKEMSKAVETREEIQQVATLSANGDTEIGRLIGEATDKVGPRGTITVKDGKRLKDELNIIQGLRFDNGYVSPFFVNSSKGSKVEFANALVMISLKKITGLSQIVKGLEQSLRQRRPLIIIAEDISGEALNALVLNKLRLGLQVCAVKSPSYGHHRKELIGDISAATGATIFGDDINYSKMEEAKLEDLGQVGEAVISKDSTMLLQGKPKTGLLEMRIQQIQDELAEKQIKPEQRDRLRQRLSALTKGVAVLHIGGGSEVEVNEKKDRVVDALNATRAAIEEGIVPGGGTAFLRCIPYLQELKTESADLQKGVDIVCNALRMPCQTIAQNAGVDGPMVVAKVLNGSEDYGYDAMGDEYCRLVEKGIIDPTKVLRTAITDAAGVASLLSTTEVVITDSRNDDLLSKLSGAGGGMDDGLDMNMGGLEELAALSGLGGMGGMGGMGGMGGMGGMGGGFGGMGAGGGMSASASNDGPTAEEMNEMVKAIPGMEQVEVRDIDSGMM; from the coding sequence ATGTTTCGGTCGTGTGTGCCCAAGGCGATTACCTCTAGTCGCTGTTTCGCGCGGATGTACTCGAAGGACGTGCGCTTTGGCTCCGGAGTACGGGCAATGATGATCCGGGGCGTTGATATTCTGGCTGATGCCGTTGCTGTGACCATGGGGCCCAAGGGTCGCAGTGTGATCGTGGAGCGACCATGGACCTCGCCGAAGATCACCAAGGACGGCTTCACGGTCGCGCGCTCGATTGCCCTAAAGGACCAGCACATGAATCTGGGCGCCAAGTTGGTCCAGGATGTGGCCGATAATACGAATGAGTCGGCGGGTGACGGCACGACCACAGCAACAGTTTTGGCTCGAGCGATTGCCAAGGAAGGATTCAATCAGATTACCATGGGGGCTAATCCCGTGGAGATTCGTCGAGGTGTCATGTTAGCTGTTGACGTCGTAAAGGACAAGCTGAAGGAAATGTCCAAGGCAGTGGAAACGCGTGAGGAGATCCAACAAGTAGCCACCCTCTCCGCGAACGGGGATACTGAAATTGGGCGGCTCATTGGTGAGGCCACCGACAAAGTGGGTCCAAGAGGAACTATTACTGTAAAGGATGGCAAGCGCCTGAAGGACGAGCTAAATATTATCCAGGGCCTGCGCTTCGACAACGGCTATGTGTCGCCCTTTTTCGTAAACAGCTCCAAGGGGTCCAAGGTGGAGTTTGCCAACGCCCTTGTAATGATATCCCTGAAGAAGATCACTGGACTCTCGCAAATAGTTAAAGGTCTGGAGCAATCCCTGAGGCAGCGTCGTCCCCTGATCATCATAGCCGAGGACATCAGCGGGGAAGCCCTCAATGCTTTGGTCCTGAACAAGCTCAGGTTGGGCCTCCAGGTGTGCGCCGTCAAATCGCCCAGCTATGGACACCACCGCAAGGAGCTTATAGGCGATATATCCGCTGCCACGGGAGCAACTATTTTCGGCGATGACATCAACTATTCCAAAATGGAGGAGGCTAAGCTGGAGGATCTGGGTCAGGTTGGCGAGGCTGTGATTAGCAAGGACAGCACCATGCTCCTGCAGGGCAAACCCAAGACAGGACTTTTGGAAATGCGCATCCAGCAAATTCAAGATGAACTGGCGGAAAAGCAAATCAAGCCAGAGCAGCGGGATCGTCTGCGCCAACGCCTCTCCGCCCTCACGAAGGGCGTGGCAGTGCTGCACATTGGTGGAGGCAGTGAAGTTGAGGTGAATGAGAAAAAGGACCGTGTGGTGGACGCCTTGAATGCCACTCGAGCGGCCATCGAAGAGGGAATTGTCCCAGGTGGCGGTACGGCCTTTTTGCGCTGCATTCCCTACCTCCAGGAACTCAAAACGGAGAGTGCAGATCTCCAGAAGGGCGTCGATATCGTCTGCAATGCCCTGAGGATGCCTTGCCAGACCATAGCTCAAAACGCCGGAGTTGATGGCCCAATGGTGGTGGCCAAGGTGTTGAATGGCTCGGAAGACTACGGCTACGATGCCATGGGCGATGAGTACTGTCGGCTGGTCGAGAAGGGCATTATTGATCCCACAAAGGTGCTGCGGACCGCCATCACGGATGCAGCTGGAGTGGCCTCTCTTCTGAGCACCACCGAGGTGGTTATCACCGACTCCCGGAACGATGATCTTTTGTCCAAGTTGTCAGGAGCTGGCGGCGGAATGGATGATGGACTGGACATGAACATGGGTGGCTTAGAGGAGCTGGCAGCCTTAAGTGGATTGGGTGGCATGGGTGGTATGGGAGGCATGGGTGGTATGGGAGGTATGGGAGGAATGGGAGGTGGATTCGGCGGAATGGGCGCTGGTGGCGGAATGAGCGCTTCTGCCAGCAATGACGGTCCCACTGCCGAGGAGATGAATGAAATGGTCAAGGCTATTCCCGGCATGGAGCAAGTAGAGGTGCGTGACATTGACAGTGGGATGATGTAG